A portion of the Lolium rigidum isolate FL_2022 chromosome 1, APGP_CSIRO_Lrig_0.1, whole genome shotgun sequence genome contains these proteins:
- the LOC124700756 gene encoding uncharacterized protein LOC124700756, with product MSRRSTSTAQDVDSTAPDFDCDGTCYIADNRLETWDDPTPRNSEFSLEDLREACVAALECQFNSRAKSPTREERLKYRDEHDRNSLMIALQAYAKKNNMQSTDLEFVEVKQRNLIDEFGKGFLHFNFSVKDTDGKFSIFFAEVHPNLKDENDVYLCTPLDDKDSHPSKDHDQAHCYGCKDRAKDLVHPSSGGFLGGHKDFGFPFMEFESDDESSDEDD from the exons ATGTCGCGGAGGAGTACCTCAACTGCTCAGGATGTCGATTCAACTGCTCCGGATTTTGACTGCGATGGTACATGCTACAT CGCTGACAATAGGTTGGAAACCTGGGATGATCCCACACCTAGAAACTCTGAATTTAGTCTCGAGGACCTGCGTGAGGCATGTGTTGCTGCTTTAGAGTGCCAGTTCAACAGCAGGGCCAAGTCACCAACTCGGGAGGAGAGGCTGAAGTATAGAGATGAGCACGATCGCAACAGTTTGATGATAGCGCTGCAAGCATATGCCAAGAAAAATAATATGCAG TCTACTGATCTTGAATTTGTGGAAGTTAAGCAAAGAAACCTTATTGATGAATTTGGGAAAGGGTTTCTACACTTCAATTTCTCAGTCAAAGACACAGATGgtaaattttctattttctttgcgGAAGTACACCCGAATCTTAAGGATGAGAATGATGTTTATCTCTGCACGCCTTTGGATGACAAGGATTCGCATCCATCCAAAGATCATGACCAAG CTCACTGTTATGGCTGTAAAGATCGGGCCAAAGATCTTGTACACCCCAGCAGTGGTGGCTTTTTGGGCGGTCACAAAGACTTTGGATTTCCTTTCATGGAGTTCGAGAGTGACGACGAGAGCAGCGATGAAGATGACTGA